A genomic region of Fundidesulfovibrio terrae contains the following coding sequences:
- a CDS encoding tetratricopeptide repeat protein, whose translation MSESENQDTPSDSQKSSSRSREKIKGIFSTQSIQKVGTGTTTRKTIQKTYWFVEEVEENLLEIQPLNKNYIPSGPKRKITIEDLLSKFAPEPEFYVSTVYPKLQELSRTIQKGERHRDKGEIFSAELEFGEALKVDEENVRANFGLGLTYLDRGEAHKANDIFERLVRLDAAFEAEHKHLFNDFGISLRKNKMLDQALDYYRKAESLTDSDENLFYNIARAYFEKENTTECLEYLKKALKLNPALAEARLFVKYMVDQNMISASAPGISELLPGASATATAGT comes from the coding sequence ATGAGCGAATCCGAAAACCAGGATACCCCTTCCGACAGCCAGAAATCCTCTTCCCGTTCCCGGGAGAAGATAAAGGGCATCTTTTCCACGCAGTCCATCCAGAAGGTGGGGACAGGCACCACCACCCGCAAGACCATCCAGAAGACGTATTGGTTCGTGGAGGAAGTCGAAGAGAACCTGCTGGAGATTCAGCCCCTCAACAAGAATTACATTCCCTCCGGACCCAAGCGCAAGATAACCATAGAGGACCTGCTGTCCAAATTCGCCCCCGAGCCGGAGTTCTACGTTTCCACGGTGTATCCCAAACTCCAGGAACTGTCGCGCACCATCCAGAAGGGTGAGCGACACCGCGACAAGGGTGAGATATTCAGCGCCGAACTCGAGTTCGGCGAAGCCCTCAAGGTGGACGAGGAGAACGTCCGGGCCAACTTCGGGCTCGGGCTCACCTACCTCGACCGCGGCGAGGCCCACAAAGCCAACGACATCTTCGAGCGCCTGGTGCGCCTGGACGCGGCTTTCGAGGCTGAGCACAAGCACCTCTTCAACGATTTCGGCATCAGCCTGCGCAAGAACAAGATGCTCGACCAGGCCCTGGACTACTACCGCAAGGCCGAAAGCCTCACCGATTCGGACGAGAACCTCTTCTACAACATCGCCCGGGCCTACTTCGAAAAGGAAAACACCACGGAGTGCCTGGAATACCTCAAGAAAGCCTTGAAGCTGAATCCGGCGCTCGCTGAAGCGCGGCTCTTCGTCAAGTACATGGTGGACCAGAACATGATCTCGGCGTCCGCGCCCGGGATCAGCGAACTCCTCCCCGGCGCCTCCGCCACCGCCACCGCCGGAACGTGA
- a CDS encoding MiaB/RimO family radical SAM methylthiotransferase has product MRYFIQTLGCKINQYESQSLREAWAARGWNESPDPAGADVVLVHTCAVTAGAVADSRGAVRRAGREAPSARILVAGCAAQTEPATFEVLPGVAAVVPQAGKAGLAAWPEVSLEPAGADRRAWPAFSITRFNRARPILKLQDGCSHGCTYCIVPRARGAARSRPFEDIAAEAARLLEAGYREIILSGINLGQFSMPDGDFWDMLARLEGALSPRWQGRARLRLSSLDPGMLGPRALAVLATSRMTCPHLHLSMQSADPGVLAAMGRSHYGPEMVLDFLDALRGQWPVFALGADLLTGFPGESEQAYRATLDFCSRAGLSYAHVFPYSRRPGTVAAKAAGQLPKDVKKERAATLRAAAQALERAFVERVAGLDRLVVAVEGRDPGAGSSEFYMECRLTSPSPVAPGGLLPVRPLGARDGAVLAEPLSEPLAGPVGP; this is encoded by the coding sequence ATGCGTTATTTCATTCAAACCTTGGGCTGCAAGATCAACCAGTACGAGTCCCAGTCCCTCCGGGAAGCCTGGGCCGCCAGGGGGTGGAACGAGAGCCCGGATCCGGCCGGCGCCGACGTGGTGCTCGTGCATACCTGCGCCGTCACCGCCGGAGCCGTGGCCGACAGCCGGGGCGCGGTGCGCCGGGCCGGACGCGAGGCGCCCTCGGCTCGCATCCTTGTGGCCGGGTGCGCGGCCCAGACAGAACCCGCCACGTTCGAGGTCCTGCCGGGCGTCGCGGCCGTGGTCCCGCAGGCGGGCAAGGCCGGGCTGGCCGCATGGCCTGAGGTGTCCCTGGAGCCCGCCGGGGCGGACCGGCGTGCCTGGCCGGCGTTCTCCATCACCCGGTTCAACCGGGCCAGGCCCATCCTCAAGCTCCAGGACGGCTGCTCCCACGGGTGCACATACTGCATCGTGCCCCGGGCCAGGGGGGCGGCCCGCTCGCGGCCCTTCGAGGACATCGCGGCCGAGGCGGCGAGGCTCCTTGAAGCCGGATACCGCGAGATCATCCTGTCCGGGATCAACCTGGGGCAGTTCTCCATGCCGGACGGCGACTTCTGGGACATGCTCGCCCGCCTGGAGGGGGCGCTCTCGCCCCGGTGGCAGGGCCGGGCTCGCCTGCGCTTGTCCTCGCTGGACCCGGGCATGCTCGGCCCCAGGGCGCTCGCCGTGCTCGCGACCTCGCGCATGACCTGCCCGCATCTGCACCTCTCCATGCAGAGCGCCGATCCCGGGGTGCTGGCCGCCATGGGGCGGTCCCACTACGGGCCGGAGATGGTGCTCGATTTTCTGGACGCCCTGCGCGGGCAATGGCCCGTGTTCGCCCTGGGGGCCGACCTGCTCACGGGGTTCCCTGGCGAATCGGAGCAGGCTTACCGGGCCACGCTCGATTTCTGTTCCCGGGCGGGCTTGAGCTACGCCCACGTGTTCCCGTATTCGCGCCGCCCTGGCACAGTGGCCGCCAAGGCCGCCGGACAGCTCCCCAAGGACGTGAAGAAGGAACGCGCCGCGACGCTGCGCGCGGCCGCCCAGGCTCTCGAGCGTGCCTTCGTGGAACGGGTCGCGGGCCTGGACAGGCTGGTGGTGGCGGTGGAGGGGCGGGACCCCGGCGCCGGATCCAGCGAGTTTTATATGGAATGCCGTCTCACCAGCCCCTCGCCCGTGGCCCCGGGGGGCTTGCTCCCGGTGCGCCCGCTCGGCGCCCGGGACGGGGCGGTTCTGGCCGAGCCATTGTCCGAGCCCCTGGCCGGTCCGGTCGGGCCCTGA
- the gmk gene encoding guanylate kinase, which yields MKPDNRLGLALIITAPSGAGKSTLIKRLLAEFPTAGFSVSCTTRSPRPGERDGVDYEFVSVEEFKARIGRDHFAEWAEVHGNYYGTPKQGVLDSLASGRDVIFDIDVQGAKLLKGNLNLGRTVFILPPSRAELARRLAGRGSDSPETIARRMANARSEIAQAGWFDHLVVNDALDAAYDELRAVYLAERARPELHPGLLESILGGWTG from the coding sequence ATGAAGCCCGATAACCGCTTGGGCCTCGCGCTCATCATCACCGCACCGTCCGGGGCGGGCAAGAGCACGCTCATCAAGAGGCTTTTGGCCGAGTTCCCAACGGCCGGGTTCTCGGTCTCCTGCACCACGCGCTCTCCGCGTCCCGGCGAGCGTGACGGCGTGGACTACGAGTTCGTGAGTGTCGAGGAGTTCAAGGCCCGCATCGGGCGGGACCATTTCGCCGAGTGGGCCGAGGTGCACGGCAACTATTACGGCACCCCCAAACAGGGGGTGCTGGACAGCCTGGCCTCGGGGCGCGACGTGATCTTCGACATCGACGTGCAGGGGGCTAAGCTCCTCAAGGGGAATCTGAACCTGGGACGCACGGTGTTCATCCTGCCCCCGTCGCGCGCGGAACTCGCGCGACGCCTGGCCGGGCGCGGCTCGGACAGCCCCGAGACCATCGCCAGGCGCATGGCCAACGCCCGGAGCGAAATCGCCCAGGCAGGCTGGTTCGATCATCTCGTGGTCAACGACGCGCTGGACGCGGCCTACGACGAGCTGCGGGCCGTCTATCTGGCCGAACGGGCCCGTCCGGAACTGCACCCTGGGCTCCTGGAATCGATCCTCGGCGGTTGGACTGGGTAA
- a CDS encoding DUF370 domain-containing protein, producing the protein MQKSGLLNIGFGNYVVNSRLVAILNPASSPMRRLREDAKESHHLVDATQGRKTRSILVTDSGHVILSAIQAETISQRFSQDEEDEAR; encoded by the coding sequence GTGCAGAAATCAGGACTGTTGAACATCGGTTTCGGCAACTACGTGGTGAATTCTCGCCTGGTGGCCATCCTGAACCCGGCTTCGTCGCCCATGCGCCGTCTGCGCGAGGACGCCAAGGAGTCCCACCACCTGGTGGACGCCACCCAGGGCCGCAAGACGCGCTCCATCCTGGTCACGGATTCGGGCCACGTGATCCTCTCGGCCATCCAGGCCGAGACCATCTCCCAACGCTTCAGCCAGGACGAGGAAGATGAAGCCCGATAA
- a CDS encoding outer membrane homotrimeric porin — MKRILALALLISMAFGAVAASAATEVKMTGDARVYGNYWSKYNYTGWNAAGSQTYDSLTIWERFRLRSDFIANEGLKFRLGIRVNDAPWGAGTFTVDNPAVSIQVYQAFMQFKWPNTQVEFTVGLQNVDLPMSADWLGSNPVFGGTRAAAALVAIPVVDQLKVVGGFIRFLDTNKDFDTTTKQVPDEFDGYLLTLPITLDGFSATPWGMIAVAGRNANYGTFVGNGGPNTNETLATYLFSAGTYAAPVGLKNSQNVFWWVGSSFAVTALDPFKFYADIVYGEGNGNDRGKSKRAGLFFDVAAEYTGFDAVTPQLTFWYSTGEDGSTRNGSERLPAVVNYWGPSNSFMFGNQDFNFGGMPTSSIGSWGLVFALDKISFMQDLTHRLAFTYARGTNSARALRTANLLTGTGPNQYVMMGRDLTTNEYVMGINFDNQYNIYQNLALIVETGWAHGSFEKSVWGRRFVNRANDGDTWKVAFGLQYKF, encoded by the coding sequence ATGAAACGCATTCTGGCTCTGGCCCTGCTCATCAGCATGGCCTTCGGCGCCGTGGCCGCTTCGGCTGCCACCGAGGTCAAGATGACCGGCGACGCCCGCGTCTACGGCAACTACTGGTCCAAGTACAACTACACCGGTTGGAATGCCGCCGGCTCTCAGACCTACGACTCTCTGACCATCTGGGAGCGCTTCCGCCTGCGTTCCGACTTCATCGCCAACGAAGGCCTGAAGTTCCGCCTGGGCATCCGCGTGAACGACGCTCCTTGGGGCGCCGGCACCTTCACCGTGGACAACCCGGCCGTCTCCATCCAGGTCTACCAGGCCTTCATGCAGTTCAAGTGGCCCAACACCCAGGTTGAGTTCACCGTGGGCCTGCAGAACGTCGACCTGCCCATGTCCGCCGACTGGCTGGGCTCCAACCCCGTGTTCGGTGGCACCCGCGCCGCCGCCGCGCTGGTGGCCATCCCCGTCGTTGACCAGCTGAAGGTCGTGGGCGGCTTCATCCGCTTCCTCGACACCAACAAGGACTTCGACACCACCACCAAGCAGGTCCCCGACGAGTTCGACGGCTACCTGCTGACCCTGCCCATCACCCTGGACGGCTTCAGCGCCACCCCCTGGGGCATGATCGCCGTGGCCGGCCGCAACGCCAACTACGGCACCTTCGTCGGCAACGGCGGACCCAACACCAACGAGACCCTGGCCACCTACCTGTTCTCCGCCGGCACCTACGCTGCTCCCGTCGGCCTGAAGAACTCCCAGAACGTGTTCTGGTGGGTCGGCTCCTCCTTCGCCGTCACCGCGCTTGATCCCTTCAAGTTCTACGCCGACATCGTGTACGGCGAGGGCAACGGAAACGACCGCGGCAAGAGCAAGCGCGCTGGCCTGTTCTTCGACGTCGCCGCCGAGTACACCGGCTTCGACGCCGTCACCCCCCAGCTGACCTTCTGGTACTCCACCGGTGAAGACGGCTCCACCCGTAACGGCTCCGAGCGCCTGCCCGCCGTCGTGAACTACTGGGGTCCCTCGAACTCCTTCATGTTCGGCAACCAGGACTTCAACTTCGGCGGCATGCCCACCAGCTCCATCGGCAGCTGGGGCCTCGTGTTCGCCCTGGACAAGATCAGCTTCATGCAGGATCTGACCCACCGCCTGGCCTTCACCTATGCCCGCGGCACCAACTCCGCTCGCGCTCTGCGCACGGCCAACCTGCTCACCGGCACCGGCCCCAACCAGTACGTGATGATGGGCCGTGACCTGACCACCAACGAGTACGTCATGGGCATCAACTTCGACAACCAGTACAACATCTACCAGAACCTGGCTCTGATCGTGGAGACCGGTTGGGCCCACGGCTCCTTCGAGAAGTCCGTGTGGGGCCGCCGCTTCGTGAACCGCGCCAACGACGGCGACACCTGGAAGGTCGCCTTCGGTCTGCAGTACAAGTTCTAG
- a CDS encoding EAL domain-containing protein yields MRPLYELNKGTLAALEFSFGEAVSGSVQKLDAIVEVLGGHVAPRGPEAFLCVSFGADELADALFPGALAETCSRAGMAPAGLCLFFSDKACLELGIGSLDQFLRFKRLGFRLGLDIASIASMPVLLVERLPADVLRLDILDSMPVDADIDSQRNIADFVAFASNLLMVPAAKGVHDSMQLNRLRDMGIRIGQGPLFADSILIPHL; encoded by the coding sequence TTGCGCCCACTGTACGAACTCAACAAGGGGACGCTGGCCGCCCTGGAATTTTCATTCGGCGAGGCCGTTTCCGGCAGCGTCCAGAAGCTCGATGCCATCGTGGAAGTTCTCGGCGGACATGTCGCCCCTCGCGGCCCCGAGGCGTTCCTGTGCGTCTCGTTCGGAGCCGACGAACTGGCCGACGCCCTGTTCCCGGGAGCGCTGGCCGAAACCTGCTCGCGGGCCGGGATGGCTCCGGCGGGGCTGTGCCTGTTCTTCTCCGACAAAGCGTGCCTGGAACTGGGCATCGGCTCGCTGGACCAGTTCCTGCGGTTCAAGAGGCTCGGATTCCGCCTAGGGCTCGACATCGCGAGCATCGCATCCATGCCGGTGCTCCTGGTGGAGCGTCTTCCCGCCGACGTGCTGCGCCTGGACATCCTGGACTCCATGCCTGTTGACGCTGACATTGATTCGCAACGCAACATCGCCGATTTCGTGGCCTTCGCCTCCAATCTTCTCATGGTGCCCGCCGCCAAGGGGGTCCACGACTCCATGCAACTCAACCGCCTCAGGGACATGGGAATACGGATCGGGCAAGGCCCCTTGTTTGCCGATTCAATTCTGATTCCGCATCTGTAG
- a CDS encoding HDOD domain-containing protein translates to MSHEHGQQFLLDLPGLRHELPYSPALLTTLYSQTGQSSSTPLEEIAETLSRDQGLTAKVLTMANSAFYGLQQEVTTVSRAIAVLGLNEVRSLVLAVGVKALTKGKNFPKEFKLSEYWEHQLTVALIARHLAPLMGGLDGDNLFTAGVLHDLGKLLTALHRTDDWRLIESLTHEQQLSYSEAEEEYWGIEHGMLGSMVMGSWNLPEDITEPVNWHHAPMHSPNHRRQALVLCVADAMAHVATDPNAYINCPWRDVVGKFHLSDADLLEQVRALLQRHDPGIFAAGLAA, encoded by the coding sequence ATGAGCCACGAGCACGGACAGCAATTCCTCCTCGACCTGCCCGGACTTCGGCACGAACTGCCCTATTCTCCGGCCCTGCTCACCACCCTCTACAGCCAGACCGGGCAGAGCTCTTCCACGCCCCTGGAGGAGATCGCCGAGACCTTGAGCCGCGACCAAGGGCTCACCGCCAAGGTGCTCACCATGGCCAATTCGGCCTTCTACGGCCTGCAGCAAGAAGTGACCACCGTGTCCCGGGCCATCGCCGTGCTGGGCTTGAACGAGGTGCGCTCCCTGGTGCTGGCCGTGGGCGTGAAGGCCCTGACCAAGGGCAAGAATTTTCCCAAGGAATTCAAGCTGAGCGAATACTGGGAGCACCAGCTCACCGTGGCTCTCATCGCTCGCCACCTGGCCCCGCTCATGGGCGGACTCGACGGCGACAACCTCTTCACCGCCGGGGTCCTGCACGATCTGGGCAAGTTGCTCACCGCCCTGCACCGAACGGACGACTGGCGCCTGATCGAGTCGCTCACCCACGAGCAGCAGCTCTCCTATTCCGAGGCCGAGGAAGAGTACTGGGGCATCGAGCACGGCATGCTCGGCTCCATGGTCATGGGATCATGGAACCTGCCCGAGGACATCACCGAGCCGGTCAACTGGCACCACGCCCCCATGCATTCGCCCAACCACCGCCGCCAGGCCTTGGTGCTGTGCGTGGCCGACGCCATGGCCCATGTGGCCACCGACCCCAACGCATACATAAACTGTCCCTGGCGCGACGTGGTGGGCAAGTTCCACCTGAGCGACGCGGACCTCCTCGAACAGGTTCGGGCCCTGCTGCAACGCCACGACCCGGGCATCTTCGCAGCCGGGCTGGCCGCCTGA
- a CDS encoding MucR family transcriptional regulator, translating to MDDYLKESLEIVRAQAKVRVMTAQEIVTMVQNLVHGLKSVMLGAAQAPVTTVEDASGKPLDPKKAIREKTIICMESGKSMKVITKRHLAKFGLTPDEYRAKWGYAKDLPLVCKELQRARRKKMQDMRLWERRKKA from the coding sequence ATGGACGATTATTTGAAGGAATCCCTGGAAATTGTTCGCGCTCAAGCAAAAGTAAGAGTCATGACCGCCCAGGAGATCGTGACCATGGTCCAGAATCTCGTGCACGGCCTCAAATCCGTCATGCTGGGCGCCGCGCAGGCACCGGTGACCACGGTGGAGGACGCATCCGGCAAGCCCCTGGACCCCAAGAAAGCCATCCGCGAAAAGACCATCATCTGCATGGAGTCAGGCAAATCCATGAAGGTGATCACCAAGCGCCACCTGGCCAAGTTCGGGCTCACCCCCGACGAATACCGCGCGAAGTGGGGCTACGCCAAGGACCTCCCTCTGGTCTGCAAGGAACTCCAGCGCGCGCGCCGCAAGAAGATGCAGGACATGCGCCTGTGGGAACGCCGCAAAAAGGCATAG
- the recJ gene encoding single-stranded-DNA-specific exonuclease RecJ, with protein MPKTWRPRAVIPHPSSLADWAAKLCVSPRLAGLLWDRGLSTIEAMDVFLCPGLRHLMSPSCIPGLEEVARAVARVLTSGGRLAVWGDYDVDGVTSTALMTDFFARRGFSSSSYIPARLEEGYGLSVAGLEKLAASGINMVLTVDCGISAVQEARRARELGLELVVTDHHLPGEELPDATAIANPKLAPDGPGRDLAGVGVAFFLAAALNRMLPGEPIDIRQFLDLTAMGTLADVVSLTGQNRILVKNGLLLLADAARPGIFALKEVAGHYPKAPLEASQVTFGLAPRINAAGRLGRADEALALLMAPDLETARPLAKTLDELNARRRQEEDSISREALEQARLQSGQPAMVLHEPHWHQGVIGIVASRVVDAHYRPTLVITDDNGKLKGSGRSIPEVDLHAAIAACQNLLLGFGGHHQAAGLSLAPGNLEPLRAAFRKAVQEQLGDTSPTPTLKLDGEMSFAEIHHELLKELELLGPFGCGNPEPVFCSGMLDVKARRVFGANHVLLEVRDPDAGVTLRAKAWRLAGEIGPEMQGRKLRLAFSPRLDTYNGIASVELRVKDWDKGEERGRTGKS; from the coding sequence GTGCCCAAGACCTGGCGCCCCCGCGCCGTCATCCCCCATCCCTCAAGCCTGGCGGACTGGGCCGCCAAGCTCTGCGTTTCGCCCCGGTTGGCCGGGCTGCTCTGGGACCGGGGGCTCTCGACCATCGAGGCGATGGACGTTTTCCTCTGCCCCGGGCTGCGCCACCTCATGAGCCCGTCCTGCATCCCCGGCCTCGAGGAGGTCGCTCGGGCCGTGGCCAGGGTGCTGACCTCCGGCGGCAGGCTCGCCGTCTGGGGCGACTACGACGTGGACGGCGTCACGTCCACCGCCCTCATGACCGATTTTTTCGCGCGGCGTGGCTTCTCCTCCAGTTCCTACATCCCGGCCCGGCTCGAGGAAGGCTACGGCCTGAGCGTGGCCGGCCTGGAGAAACTGGCCGCGTCCGGCATCAACATGGTGCTCACCGTGGACTGCGGCATCAGCGCCGTGCAGGAGGCCCGGCGCGCCCGCGAACTGGGCCTCGAACTGGTGGTCACCGACCACCACCTGCCCGGGGAGGAGCTCCCGGACGCCACGGCCATCGCCAACCCCAAGCTGGCCCCGGACGGCCCCGGCCGCGATCTGGCGGGCGTGGGCGTGGCCTTCTTTCTGGCCGCCGCGCTCAACCGCATGCTTCCCGGCGAGCCCATCGACATCCGGCAGTTCCTGGACCTCACGGCCATGGGCACCCTGGCCGACGTGGTCAGCCTCACCGGTCAGAACCGCATCCTGGTGAAAAACGGGCTTTTGCTGCTGGCCGATGCGGCCCGCCCGGGCATCTTCGCCCTCAAGGAGGTCGCCGGGCATTACCCCAAGGCTCCGCTCGAGGCCAGCCAGGTCACGTTCGGGCTGGCCCCGCGCATCAACGCGGCCGGACGCCTGGGACGCGCCGACGAGGCCCTGGCCCTGCTGATGGCCCCGGACCTGGAAACCGCGCGCCCCCTGGCCAAAACCCTGGACGAGCTTAACGCCAGGCGCCGTCAGGAGGAGGACTCCATATCTCGCGAGGCCCTGGAGCAGGCCCGGCTCCAGTCCGGGCAGCCGGCCATGGTGCTGCACGAGCCCCACTGGCACCAGGGGGTCATCGGTATCGTGGCCTCGCGCGTGGTGGACGCCCACTATCGGCCCACGCTCGTCATCACGGACGACAACGGCAAGCTCAAGGGCTCCGGCCGCTCCATCCCGGAAGTGGACCTGCACGCGGCCATCGCCGCCTGCCAGAACCTGCTCCTGGGCTTCGGCGGACACCACCAAGCCGCCGGACTGAGCCTCGCGCCCGGCAATCTGGAGCCCCTGCGCGCCGCCTTCCGCAAGGCCGTCCAGGAGCAGTTGGGCGACACCAGCCCGACGCCGACCCTGAAGCTGGACGGGGAGATGTCCTTCGCGGAAATCCACCATGAACTGCTCAAGGAGCTGGAACTGCTCGGGCCGTTCGGTTGCGGCAATCCGGAGCCGGTGTTCTGTTCGGGGATGCTGGACGTGAAGGCCCGGCGGGTGTTCGGGGCCAACCACGTGCTGCTCGAAGTGCGGGATCCCGACGCCGGGGTGACGCTCAGGGCCAAGGCCTGGCGCCTGGCCGGAGAGATCGGGCCGGAAATGCAGGGGCGCAAGCTCAGGCTGGCCTTCAGCCCCAGGCTGGACACGTACAACGGTATCGCCAGCGTGGAACTGCGCGTGAAGGACTGGGACAAGGGCGAGGAACGGGGGCGGACGGGGAAGAGCTGA
- a CDS encoding YicC/YloC family endoribonuclease codes for MPKSMTGFGRSITENPFANVVWEARSVNSRYLDLKWRLPLFLRASESDLEKVVRRFVERGRLEVTCNFQPHRPEALDVSLNKPMAQAMLRSVADLARDMGHDFAPDYTRLLTISHLWQEGMKDAPAELMEALTSGLAQALEDLNAARLREGGLLASDILKRLDRLAAWHADIRKLAPRVKEEKFQALRTRLTSVLEKLGVEPSEERILQEVAVMTDKLDVTEELTRLGCHLDQIREMLGQSGDVGKRLDFLLQEAFREINTCGNKAQSIEVSRVVVEFKAELEKCREQVQNIE; via the coding sequence ATGCCCAAAAGCATGACCGGCTTCGGCCGATCCATCACCGAGAATCCCTTCGCCAACGTTGTCTGGGAAGCGCGTTCCGTGAACAGCCGCTACCTGGACCTCAAGTGGAGGCTCCCCCTGTTTTTGCGGGCCAGCGAGTCCGACCTGGAGAAGGTGGTGCGCCGCTTCGTGGAGCGCGGCCGCCTGGAAGTGACCTGCAACTTCCAGCCCCACAGGCCCGAGGCCCTGGACGTCTCCCTGAACAAGCCCATGGCCCAGGCCATGCTGCGCTCCGTGGCCGACCTGGCCCGGGACATGGGGCACGACTTCGCCCCGGACTACACCCGCCTGCTCACCATCTCCCACCTCTGGCAGGAGGGCATGAAGGACGCCCCGGCCGAACTGATGGAGGCGCTGACCTCCGGCCTGGCCCAAGCCCTTGAGGACCTGAACGCCGCCCGCCTGCGCGAGGGGGGGCTGCTGGCTTCGGACATCCTCAAACGCCTGGACAGGCTCGCCGCCTGGCACGCCGACATCCGCAAGCTGGCCCCCAGGGTGAAGGAGGAGAAGTTCCAGGCCCTGCGCACCAGGCTCACCTCAGTGCTGGAGAAGCTCGGGGTGGAGCCCTCCGAGGAGCGCATCCTCCAGGAAGTCGCGGTCATGACCGACAAGCTCGACGTCACCGAAGAGCTGACCCGCCTGGGATGCCACCTGGACCAGATACGCGAGATGCTCGGCCAGTCCGGCGACGTGGGCAAGCGCCTGGATTTCCTGCTCCAGGAAGCCTTCCGCGAGATCAACACCTGCGGCAACAAGGCCCAGTCCATCGAGGTCAGCCGCGTCGTGGTGGAGTTCAAGGCGGAATTGGAAAAGTGCCGCGAGCAGGTCCAGAACATCGAATAG
- a CDS encoding outer membrane homotrimeric porin: protein MKRLLALVLLAAMSLAASAAQADTDVKMAGDVRIHANWFQKRNYTGWSGDGTQTADPMTVWERFRLRTDFIAGEELKFRLGIRVNDAAWGHGTMTVDNPAVSVDVYQAFLQFKWPGTDVEFTIGRQPFTVAHSTFFGGSSIILDTEVAAAVVSIPVVKDVFAVQGAFLRLLDTNKDFDTTTKQVPDEFDAYYLSLPITMEGVSATPWAMLAVAGRAADYAGTSVGGAGSYNSTLATNLFSAGQFAIDPTGSRNGQNVYWWTGAALEVTALDPFKFYADVIYGEGNGSDRAKNRRGGLFLDVAAEYTGFDSVTPQVSFWWSTGEDGSLRNGSERLPQLVPAWGASTSMLFDSDQAFVASTMGVNPVGAWGFTASLNKVSFLKDLTHRLTAAYAHGNNSSSALRTANEILGVGGFFQMGRDLTVNEYVVAVNLDNTYAIYDNLALMANVGWSHGEFERSVWGRNFVNQAKSGEAFLAVVGLQYKF from the coding sequence ATGAAACGCCTTCTGGCCCTGGTTCTTCTGGCCGCCATGTCCCTTGCGGCTTCCGCCGCGCAAGCCGACACCGACGTCAAGATGGCCGGTGACGTCCGCATCCACGCCAACTGGTTCCAAAAGCGCAACTACACCGGATGGAGCGGCGACGGCACCCAGACCGCCGATCCCATGACCGTCTGGGAGCGCTTCCGCCTGCGCACCGACTTCATCGCGGGCGAGGAGCTCAAGTTCCGCCTGGGCATCCGGGTCAACGACGCCGCCTGGGGCCATGGCACCATGACCGTGGACAACCCGGCCGTCTCCGTGGACGTCTACCAGGCCTTCCTCCAGTTCAAGTGGCCCGGCACCGACGTGGAGTTCACCATCGGCCGCCAGCCCTTCACCGTGGCCCACAGCACCTTCTTTGGCGGCAGTTCCATCATCCTGGACACCGAAGTGGCGGCGGCAGTGGTCAGCATTCCGGTGGTCAAGGACGTCTTCGCCGTCCAGGGCGCCTTCCTGCGCCTGCTGGACACCAACAAGGATTTCGACACCACCACGAAGCAGGTCCCCGACGAGTTCGACGCCTACTACCTGAGCCTGCCGATCACCATGGAAGGAGTGAGCGCCACCCCCTGGGCCATGCTGGCCGTGGCCGGCCGCGCCGCCGACTACGCCGGAACCAGCGTCGGCGGAGCCGGGTCCTACAACAGCACCCTGGCCACAAACCTCTTCTCGGCCGGGCAGTTCGCCATCGACCCCACCGGCAGCCGCAACGGCCAGAATGTCTACTGGTGGACCGGCGCCGCCCTGGAAGTGACCGCTCTCGACCCCTTCAAGTTCTACGCCGACGTCATCTACGGCGAAGGCAACGGCTCCGACAGGGCCAAGAACCGTCGTGGCGGCCTGTTCCTGGACGTTGCGGCCGAGTATACCGGCTTCGACTCCGTCACCCCCCAGGTGTCCTTCTGGTGGTCCACCGGCGAGGACGGTTCCCTGCGCAACGGCTCCGAGCGCCTGCCCCAGCTCGTGCCCGCCTGGGGAGCCAGCACCTCCATGCTCTTCGACTCCGACCAGGCCTTCGTGGCCAGCACCATGGGCGTCAATCCCGTGGGCGCCTGGGGCTTCACCGCCTCGCTCAACAAGGTCAGCTTCCTGAAGGACCTGACCCACCGCCTCACCGCCGCCTACGCCCACGGCAACAACTCCAGCAGCGCCTTGCGCACCGCCAACGAAATCCTGGGCGTAGGCGGGTTCTTCCAGATGGGCCGCGACCTGACCGTCAACGAGTACGTGGTGGCCGTTAACCTCGACAACACCTACGCCATCTACGACAACCTGGCCCTCATGGCCAACGTGGGCTGGTCCCACGGCGAGTTCGAGCGCTCCGTGTGGGGACGCAACTTCGTGAACCAGGCCAAGAGCGGCGAAGCCTTCCTGGCTGTCGTCGGGCTGCAGTACAAGTTCTGA